The following are from one region of the Myxocyprinus asiaticus isolate MX2 ecotype Aquarium Trade chromosome 2, UBuf_Myxa_2, whole genome shotgun sequence genome:
- the LOC127410694 gene encoding fucolectin-7-like isoform X2, whose product MTGFYRYMLLLLGFFSMTKKSDGVEVNAARSGTTSQSSTDFNWYSQYATDGVSTSCTHTLIQANPWWRVDLLKTLSVDRLVVTNRPDCCAERINGAEIRVGHIADIYSNPVCCVIPSIPAGASYTCSCNGREGRYVYVVLPSASGVLTVCEVEVYGVLPENLALGKNATQSSTWYTWYAGHAIDGNRGLSQPSTWCSSTHYQNNPWWRVDLHNVYKVSRVVVTNRADCCLDQVNGVKILIGNSLEDNGNNNSMCAVIPSIAAGGSATFVCNYMEGRYVNLISPRNSTALPLCEVEVYGIDQSHTASGI is encoded by the exons ATGACAGGATTCTACAGGTACATGTTACTTTTACTGG GGTTTTTCTCAATGACAAAGAAATCTGATGGAGTGGAGG TGAATGCAGCACGTTCAGGCACAACCAGCCAGTCGTCGACAGATTTCAACTGGTATTCCCAGTATGCTACTGATGGTGTAAGCACAAGCTGTACCCATACACTTATACAGGCCAACCCATGGTGGAGAGTGGATCTGCTGAAGACGCTCAGTGTAGACAGATTGGTCGTCACTAACAGACCAGACTGCTGTGCAGAGAGGATAAATGGGGCAGAGATTCGAGTTGGACACATTGCTGACATTTACAGCAACCCCGT ATGTTGTGTAATTCCCAGTATTCCCGCTGGCGCATCATACACCTGCTCATGTAATGGGAGGGAGGGACGTTATGTGTATGTGGTTCTTCCTTCAGCTTCAGGGGTATTAACTGTCTGTGAGgtggaagtctatggggttttGCCAG AAAATTTGGCACTGGGAAAGAATGCAACACAGTCATCAACATGGTACACCTGGTATGCTGGACATGCCATTGATGGTAATCGAGGTCTCTCGCAGCCATCGACATGGTGCTCCTCTACCCATTATCAGAATAACCCATGGTGGAGGGTGGATCTGCATAATGTGTACAAAGTAAGCAGAGTGGTCGTCACTAACAGAGCAGACTGCTGTCTGGATCAAGTAAATGGAGTTAAAATTCTCATCGGAAACTCTTTGGAGGACAACGGCAACAACAACTCCAT GTGTGCTGTGATTCCTAGTATTGCAGCTGGTGGGTCCGCCACCTTTGTTTGTAACTATATGGAGGGTCGTTATGTGAATCTGATCAGTCCTAGAAATTCAACGGCTCTACCTCTGTGCGAGGTGGAAGTCTACGGAATAG
- the LOC127410664 gene encoding GDP-fucose transporter 1-like isoform X2: protein MNRIQLKRSRILRMAFTDSLHPEDKDESFALKALKIASVVALYWFISITMVFLNNYLLDSKDLDAPVFITFFQCVVTVGLCLLMNVFSILCPGYVDFPSLKLDLRVSRELLPLSVVFIGMITFNNLCLKHVGVAFYTVGRSLTTVFNVILSYAVLKQTTSFYALLCCGVILGGFWLGVDQEGVAGSLSWTGVIFGVLASLFVSLNAIYTKKVMPAVDGNIWKLSYYNNLNASVLFIPLIVISGELGNLFNFSRLTDLNFWGMMTLGGVFGFAIGYVTGLQIKFTSPLTHNVSGTAKSCAQTVLAVMYSGSSKSVLWWTSNMMVLGGSSAYTWVKGLEMKKVQVPLETQSTATQKSKDVSGV, encoded by the exons ATGAACAGGATCCAACTGAAACGATCCAGAATATTAAGAATGGCCTTCACAGACTCCCTGCACCCGGAGGACAAAGACGAGTCATTCGCTCTGAAAGCGCTGAAAATCGCGTCCGTCGTCGCTCTCTACTGGTTTATTTCCATCACTATGGTATTCCTGAATAACTATCTATTAGACAGCAAGGACCTGGATGCACCAGTCTTCATCACATTCTTCCAGTGTGTCGTCACTGTTGGACTGTGTTTGCTCATGAACGTTTTCTCAATCCTTTGTCCGGGATACGTGGATTTCCCGTCTTTGAAACTGGATCTGAGAGTGTCCAGGGAGTTGTTGCCATTGTCGGTGGTCTTCATAGGCATGATCACATTTAACAACCTGTGTCTCAAACACGTGGGAGTCGCATTCTACACTGTCGGCCGCTCGCTCACCACCGTATTTAACGTCATTCTGTCGTACGCTGTTTTAAAGCAAACGACGTCCTTTTACGCGCTGCTGTGTTGTGGAGTCATTCTGG GTGGATTCTGGCTCGGTGTGGATCAAGAAGGTGTGGCGGGTTCCCTTTCTTGGACAGGCGTAATTTTCGGAGTCCTTGCCAGTCTTTTTGTCTCTCTCAATGCCATCTACACCAAGAAAGTGATGCCAGCGGTGGATGGAAATATCTGGAAGCTTTCCTACTACAACAACCTCAATGCCAGCGTGCTTTTTATACCCCTTATTGTCATATCAGGGGAACTGGGAAACTTGTTTAATTTTAGCAGACTGacagatttaaatttttggggCATGATGACTCTTGGTGGAGTGTTCGGCTTTGCCATCGGTTATGTCACGGGACTTCAGATAAAGTTCACCAGTCCATTGACGCACAATGTGTCCGGCACAGCCAAATCCTGCGCGCAGACTGTGTTGGCAGTAATGTACTCTGGTTCCAGTAAGAGTGTGCTGTGGTGGACGAGCAATATGATGGTGCTGGGTGGCTCATCTGCCTACACCTGGGTCAAAGGGCTTGAGATGAAGAAAGTTCAGGTGCCTCTGGAAACACAAAGCACAGCCACTCAGAAAAGTAAAGACGTCTCGGGGGTGTAG
- the LOC127410664 gene encoding GDP-fucose transporter 1-like isoform X1 — MTLLNCCTLKISLVTQISFGCKDFGPANCQFSTSQIRIQLKRSRILRMAFTDSLHPEDKDESFALKALKIASVVALYWFISITMVFLNNYLLDSKDLDAPVFITFFQCVVTVGLCLLMNVFSILCPGYVDFPSLKLDLRVSRELLPLSVVFIGMITFNNLCLKHVGVAFYTVGRSLTTVFNVILSYAVLKQTTSFYALLCCGVILGGFWLGVDQEGVAGSLSWTGVIFGVLASLFVSLNAIYTKKVMPAVDGNIWKLSYYNNLNASVLFIPLIVISGELGNLFNFSRLTDLNFWGMMTLGGVFGFAIGYVTGLQIKFTSPLTHNVSGTAKSCAQTVLAVMYSGSSKSVLWWTSNMMVLGGSSAYTWVKGLEMKKVQVPLETQSTATQKSKDVSGV, encoded by the exons ATGACACTTTTAAATTGTTGCACTTTAAAGATTAGTCTTGTCACACAAATTAGTTTTGGATGTAAGGATTTCGGACCAGCAAACTGTCAATTTTCTACAAGTCAAATCAG GATCCAACTGAAACGATCCAGAATATTAAGAATGGCCTTCACAGACTCCCTGCACCCGGAGGACAAAGACGAGTCATTCGCTCTGAAAGCGCTGAAAATCGCGTCCGTCGTCGCTCTCTACTGGTTTATTTCCATCACTATGGTATTCCTGAATAACTATCTATTAGACAGCAAGGACCTGGATGCACCAGTCTTCATCACATTCTTCCAGTGTGTCGTCACTGTTGGACTGTGTTTGCTCATGAACGTTTTCTCAATCCTTTGTCCGGGATACGTGGATTTCCCGTCTTTGAAACTGGATCTGAGAGTGTCCAGGGAGTTGTTGCCATTGTCGGTGGTCTTCATAGGCATGATCACATTTAACAACCTGTGTCTCAAACACGTGGGAGTCGCATTCTACACTGTCGGCCGCTCGCTCACCACCGTATTTAACGTCATTCTGTCGTACGCTGTTTTAAAGCAAACGACGTCCTTTTACGCGCTGCTGTGTTGTGGAGTCATTCTGG GTGGATTCTGGCTCGGTGTGGATCAAGAAGGTGTGGCGGGTTCCCTTTCTTGGACAGGCGTAATTTTCGGAGTCCTTGCCAGTCTTTTTGTCTCTCTCAATGCCATCTACACCAAGAAAGTGATGCCAGCGGTGGATGGAAATATCTGGAAGCTTTCCTACTACAACAACCTCAATGCCAGCGTGCTTTTTATACCCCTTATTGTCATATCAGGGGAACTGGGAAACTTGTTTAATTTTAGCAGACTGacagatttaaatttttggggCATGATGACTCTTGGTGGAGTGTTCGGCTTTGCCATCGGTTATGTCACGGGACTTCAGATAAAGTTCACCAGTCCATTGACGCACAATGTGTCCGGCACAGCCAAATCCTGCGCGCAGACTGTGTTGGCAGTAATGTACTCTGGTTCCAGTAAGAGTGTGCTGTGGTGGACGAGCAATATGATGGTGCTGGGTGGCTCATCTGCCTACACCTGGGTCAAAGGGCTTGAGATGAAGAAAGTTCAGGTGCCTCTGGAAACACAAAGCACAGCCACTCAGAAAAGTAAAGACGTCTCGGGGGTGTAG
- the LOC127410664 gene encoding GDP-fucose transporter 1-like isoform X3, whose product MAFTDSLHPEDKDESFALKALKIASVVALYWFISITMVFLNNYLLDSKDLDAPVFITFFQCVVTVGLCLLMNVFSILCPGYVDFPSLKLDLRVSRELLPLSVVFIGMITFNNLCLKHVGVAFYTVGRSLTTVFNVILSYAVLKQTTSFYALLCCGVILGGFWLGVDQEGVAGSLSWTGVIFGVLASLFVSLNAIYTKKVMPAVDGNIWKLSYYNNLNASVLFIPLIVISGELGNLFNFSRLTDLNFWGMMTLGGVFGFAIGYVTGLQIKFTSPLTHNVSGTAKSCAQTVLAVMYSGSSKSVLWWTSNMMVLGGSSAYTWVKGLEMKKVQVPLETQSTATQKSKDVSGV is encoded by the exons ATGGCCTTCACAGACTCCCTGCACCCGGAGGACAAAGACGAGTCATTCGCTCTGAAAGCGCTGAAAATCGCGTCCGTCGTCGCTCTCTACTGGTTTATTTCCATCACTATGGTATTCCTGAATAACTATCTATTAGACAGCAAGGACCTGGATGCACCAGTCTTCATCACATTCTTCCAGTGTGTCGTCACTGTTGGACTGTGTTTGCTCATGAACGTTTTCTCAATCCTTTGTCCGGGATACGTGGATTTCCCGTCTTTGAAACTGGATCTGAGAGTGTCCAGGGAGTTGTTGCCATTGTCGGTGGTCTTCATAGGCATGATCACATTTAACAACCTGTGTCTCAAACACGTGGGAGTCGCATTCTACACTGTCGGCCGCTCGCTCACCACCGTATTTAACGTCATTCTGTCGTACGCTGTTTTAAAGCAAACGACGTCCTTTTACGCGCTGCTGTGTTGTGGAGTCATTCTGG GTGGATTCTGGCTCGGTGTGGATCAAGAAGGTGTGGCGGGTTCCCTTTCTTGGACAGGCGTAATTTTCGGAGTCCTTGCCAGTCTTTTTGTCTCTCTCAATGCCATCTACACCAAGAAAGTGATGCCAGCGGTGGATGGAAATATCTGGAAGCTTTCCTACTACAACAACCTCAATGCCAGCGTGCTTTTTATACCCCTTATTGTCATATCAGGGGAACTGGGAAACTTGTTTAATTTTAGCAGACTGacagatttaaatttttggggCATGATGACTCTTGGTGGAGTGTTCGGCTTTGCCATCGGTTATGTCACGGGACTTCAGATAAAGTTCACCAGTCCATTGACGCACAATGTGTCCGGCACAGCCAAATCCTGCGCGCAGACTGTGTTGGCAGTAATGTACTCTGGTTCCAGTAAGAGTGTGCTGTGGTGGACGAGCAATATGATGGTGCTGGGTGGCTCATCTGCCTACACCTGGGTCAAAGGGCTTGAGATGAAGAAAGTTCAGGTGCCTCTGGAAACACAAAGCACAGCCACTCAGAAAAGTAAAGACGTCTCGGGGGTGTAG
- the LOC127410694 gene encoding uncharacterized protein LOC127410694 isoform X1 — MTGFYRYMLLLLGFFSMTKKSDGVEVNAARSGTTSQSSTDFNWYSQYATDGVSTSCTHTLIQANPWWRVDLLKTLSVDRLVVTNRPDCCAERINGAEIRVGHIADIYSNPVCCVIPSIPAGASYTCSCNGREGRYVYVVLPSASGVLTVCEVEVYGVLPENLALGKNATQSSTWYTWYAGHAIDGNRGLSQPSTWCSSTHYQNNPWWRVDLHNVYKVSRVVVTNRADCCLDQVNGVKILIGNSLEDNGNNNSMCAVIPSIAAGGSATFVCNYMEGRYVNLISPRNSTALPLCEVEVYGIGPWLKYSFMRIEFKSSASLTDSTLRVDLLTQLQSALATRGISEVMLRWSQMPKQDKKQKQDVKRKCS; from the exons ATGACAGGATTCTACAGGTACATGTTACTTTTACTGG GGTTTTTCTCAATGACAAAGAAATCTGATGGAGTGGAGG TGAATGCAGCACGTTCAGGCACAACCAGCCAGTCGTCGACAGATTTCAACTGGTATTCCCAGTATGCTACTGATGGTGTAAGCACAAGCTGTACCCATACACTTATACAGGCCAACCCATGGTGGAGAGTGGATCTGCTGAAGACGCTCAGTGTAGACAGATTGGTCGTCACTAACAGACCAGACTGCTGTGCAGAGAGGATAAATGGGGCAGAGATTCGAGTTGGACACATTGCTGACATTTACAGCAACCCCGT ATGTTGTGTAATTCCCAGTATTCCCGCTGGCGCATCATACACCTGCTCATGTAATGGGAGGGAGGGACGTTATGTGTATGTGGTTCTTCCTTCAGCTTCAGGGGTATTAACTGTCTGTGAGgtggaagtctatggggttttGCCAG AAAATTTGGCACTGGGAAAGAATGCAACACAGTCATCAACATGGTACACCTGGTATGCTGGACATGCCATTGATGGTAATCGAGGTCTCTCGCAGCCATCGACATGGTGCTCCTCTACCCATTATCAGAATAACCCATGGTGGAGGGTGGATCTGCATAATGTGTACAAAGTAAGCAGAGTGGTCGTCACTAACAGAGCAGACTGCTGTCTGGATCAAGTAAATGGAGTTAAAATTCTCATCGGAAACTCTTTGGAGGACAACGGCAACAACAACTCCAT GTGTGCTGTGATTCCTAGTATTGCAGCTGGTGGGTCCGCCACCTTTGTTTGTAACTATATGGAGGGTCGTTATGTGAATCTGATCAGTCCTAGAAATTCAACGGCTCTACCTCTGTGCGAGGTGGAAGTCTACGGAATAG GCCCCTGGTTAAAGTATTCATTTATGAGGATAGAATTTAAATCCAGTGCAAGTCTGACTGACTCTACATTGAGAGTCGACCTCCTTACACAG CTGCAATCCGCTCTGGCTACAAGAGGCATATCTGAAGTGATGTTGCGTTGGTCTCAGATGCCCAAACAGGACAAGAAACAGAAACAAGATGTAAAAC GTAAATGTTCTTAA